TCGATGAGGCGCATTATAACTCATTCCGAAAATTATTAAACTCATTTAAAAATGCATTCATATTAGGTGTAACCGCTACGCCTTTGAGTTCAAATATAAAATTACCAATGCACCAAAGTTATGACGAGCTTATCGTAGGTGACACTATTGGTTCATTGATTGACAAAGGTTTCCTTGCTAGAGCAACAACTTACAGCTACGATGTAGGTTTGACTTCATTAAAAGTGGGTATCAATGGTGATTATACAGTAAAATCATCAGATGATTTGTATACCAATTCATTGATGCAGGAAAAACTACTTCATGCATACACAGAACGTTCTTTGGGTAAAAAAACCTTGATTTTCAATAATGGTATCCATACTTCATTATATGTATATGATACTTTTAGAGAGGCTGGTTACGATATCAGACACCTTGATAATACAAGCAGTTCTGAAGAACGTAAAGATATTTTACAATGGTTTAAGAAAACTCCAGATGCAATTTTAACTTCAGTTGGAATCTTAACAACTGGTTTTGATGAACCTACTGTAGAAACTATCATTTTAAACAGAGCCACTAAATCATTAACACTATATTTCCAGATGATTGGGCGTGGATCTCGTAAATTACCTGGTAAAGACGAGTTTACAGTTATTGACTTAGGAAATAATGCCGCTCGTTTTGGTTTATGGAGCGATCCGGTAAACTGGCAGCACATCTTTAAGTCTCCTGAGTTTTATCTTGAAAATCTTAGAGATGATACTGAAATCGAAATGTATTTCAAATACAGCATGCCGCCAGAATTACGAGCAAAATTCAGTAAAACTGCCGATGTTACCTTTGATGTCGATGAAGAACATAAATTGGCCATCAAACAAAATCTACGTTCTAAAATTGTTTTAGACAAATCATTGGAACAACACGCTGCAATGTGCGTAGATAATACGGAATTACTGCCAGAAGCAAAAGCACTTTCAAAAGAACTTGAAGATGATATTGAAGATCGTATCAAACGTTTTGCAAAATGCTTAAGCCAATGCAGTAAAAACTATCGTGAATGGCTTCTGGATGATTACAAGCAGAGATTGACCTTATTAATAGGTAAAAAATACCGCGAAAAAATCATGAACGAACCAGATTGATAAATTCCAGTTTATAAAGAAAATTATATGATCTTTGTCAAAGCTTTAAACTTTGACAAAGATTTTTATTTTAACGTCATCATAAAAAAATAATTTAATTCTTGAGCAATCTGTAATATATCTAAAATCAGAACTCTAAAATCTAAAATACATGTCTAAACCATTCTCAACATTAGGAATTTCAGAACCAATTTTAAAAGCATTAAGCGAATTAAATATTGTTGAACCCACAGAAATTCAACAAAAAACAATTCCGCTTTTATTGTCTGAAAATCATGATTTGGTGGGATTAGCCAAAACTGGAACTGGAAAAACAGCAGCATTTGGACTTCCATTATTGCAATTGGTAAATACTGAATTACCTGTTGTTCAGGCTGTGATTTTAGTACCCACAAGAGAACTTGGACATCAGATTTTTAGAAATTTAGAAGATTTTTCGAAGTATATTCCAAATATATCAATCGCATCTACCTGTGGTGGAATCCCAATTAAACCTCAAATTGAACGTCTTACAGCACCAACACATATTATTGTGGCAACTCCAGGTCGTTTAATTGATTTAATTCAAAGAAAAGCAGTTGATTTAAGTCAGACACAATATCTAGTTTTAGATGAAGCCGATGAAATGGTTTCAATTTTAAAGGAAAGTCTTGACGAAATCATCGCAGAACTTCCTAAAAAGCACCGCACTTTATTATTTTCTGCCACTTTACCTGGAACAATCAAACAACTGATTCAGAATTATTTGCATAAAAATGTTGTTCAGATTAGTGCCAATATGGAAATTATTGGAAACCAAGGAATTGATCATAAATATATTGTCGTTGATCCGATTGAAAAATTAGATGTTTTAATGCATTTTTTAAATTCGCGTGATGGAGAACGAGGCATTATTTTCTGCAAAACGAAAGCTGCTGTCAATAAATTGGCCAAAAATCTAGCCATAAACCGATTCTCGTCGGGAGCTCTTCATGGAAGCTTGACGCAAGGAATCCGTGATCGAATTATGGAACAATTCCGCGAAGGACACATCAATATATTAGTGGCTACCGATTTGGCGGCGAGAGGAATTGATGTTAAAGAAATTTCATATGTTGTCAATTATCATCTTCCAGATGCTTACGAGACTTATGTACACCGAAGCGGAAGAACGGCAAGAGCTGGAGCAAAAGGACTTTCATTAACTGTTTTGCAGGAAGAAGAAGTTTTTGAAATAGCTGACTTCGAAAGAGAATTAGGGCTTACATTTTCAAAATTCGAAAAACCTTCTGCCTTAAGTATTGAAGAAAATAATACCCTTTTATGGGCCAAACAGATTTTTAAAACAAAACCAAATCACGATATTTCATCGGAATTAAAAACGAAGGTAAAAACTGTTTTTCATCATCTTACAAAAGACGAACTGATTGAAAAATTGTTAGCTAATTATGTCTTACAAAATAAAATAGAAGTAACCGAAAAACCTGTTAAAAAATTTAAAAAGTAACAAAGATGACTTTTGTCATTGCATATTAAAGTTGTATATTTATAAGGAATTATTTTATAATCCTTCCAAATACAACACATATGAAAATAGTCATAATAGGAGGCGGTTTCGCAGGAATAAATCTAGCAAAAGAGCTTGTAAACCAGCCTCAGATACAAGTAACACTTGTTGACAAAAACAATTATAATTTTTTTCCACCACTTATATATCAAGTTGCAACGGCTTTTTTAGAGCCTTCAAGCATCAGTTATCCCTATAGAAAGTTCTTTGCAGGCAAAAAGAATCTTCAGTTTCGTTTAGGCGAATTACAATCTGTTGTTCCTGCTGAAAATAAGATCATTTTAAACAACGGTGAGTTAACTTACGATTATCTGGTATTTGCCACAGGAGCAGAAACCAGTTATTTTGGTATGGAAAACGTAAAGAAAAACGCTATTCCGATGAAGACCTTAAATGATGCCATCGAAATGCGTAACACACTACTCAAAAACCTTGAAAAAGCTGCGATCTGTAAAGATATGCGCAAACGTCGTAAACTATTAACGATTGTAGTTGCTGGAGGAGGACCAACAGGAGTGGAGGTTTCAGGAATGTTTGCTGAAATGAGAAAAAATATTCTCCTAAAAGAATATCCTGAATTAGACACATCTGCTAGCAATGTATATTTAGTAGACGGCGGCGATGCACTTTTGGCACCAATGAGCAAAGAATCACAAAAAGATACTTTAGAAGCATTAACTAAACTTGGTGTTGTAGTAAAACTAAATACGAAAGTAGTTGATTATGTAGATGACACAGTATTCTTTGAAAGTGGAGAAACAATCAAAACCAAAAACTTAATTTGGGCTGCGGGAGTTTCTGCTAAAGTTTTCGAAGGAATTCCTCAGGAAAGCTACGGCCGCGGAAGACGTATGGCAACCGATCAATACAATAAAGTAAACGGATTAGAAAATGTTTACGCTATTGGTGATACAGCTATTTTAGCTGGAGATAAAAATTTCCCTGACGGACATCCGCAAGTTGCACAGGTTGCGATTCAACAAGGATTAAATCTAGCGAAAAACTTTAAAGCTATGGTTAAAAATCAAGCGTTAAAACCATTTACATACAATGATAAAGGTTCTATGGCAATTATTGGAAAAGCCAAAGCCGTGGTAGATTTACCAAGTCCGAAATGGCATTTTAAAGGATTCTTTGCCTGGATTATCTGGTTGTTTATCCACTTAATTTCATTAATCACGTATAGAAACAGATTAAATACTTTCTGGAACTGGATGGTAGCGTATTTTGCAAGAGACCAGTCTCTTAGAATGATTATTAGACCTGATAAAAGATCTCAGGAAAAGTAAAAATTTCAATATTTAAATTCCAAATTCCAAGTGATTGAGATAATATTAAAAATCCAGAATCAAAGATTCTGGATTTTTTATTGGAATTTGGAATTTCAAAATTGGAATTTACATTCATTTAATGCGCAACTATATTATCATCATCAGCAGATATTTCCACTTTATTTTTGATAAATTTCTTTCCGATATTTAAAACTATAAAAGCGATAATTGTTGTAATAGTCATAATCAAAACCATTGGCGCTACAGAATCTTTTACAAAAATTCCAACAGCAAACGAAGCCAAAGATCCTAAACCTAATTGAATAGCACCCATTAAAGCCGAAGCGCTTCCGGCATTTTTCGCAAATGGTGCCATAGTAAGTC
This is a stretch of genomic DNA from Flavobacterium endoglycinae. It encodes these proteins:
- a CDS encoding DEAD/DEAH box helicase; translation: MSQNTLEIEREDRKELYAYQKGDIDAIFDRLDNAPPKHHLLYQLPTGGGKTVIFSEIVRRYLSNNDKKVVVLTHRIELCKQTSKMLKGFGVSNKIINSKVKELPDQNDYSCFVAMVETLKNRINDEKLHLDNIGLVIIDEAHYNSFRKLLNSFKNAFILGVTATPLSSNIKLPMHQSYDELIVGDTIGSLIDKGFLARATTYSYDVGLTSLKVGINGDYTVKSSDDLYTNSLMQEKLLHAYTERSLGKKTLIFNNGIHTSLYVYDTFREAGYDIRHLDNTSSSEERKDILQWFKKTPDAILTSVGILTTGFDEPTVETIILNRATKSLTLYFQMIGRGSRKLPGKDEFTVIDLGNNAARFGLWSDPVNWQHIFKSPEFYLENLRDDTEIEMYFKYSMPPELRAKFSKTADVTFDVDEEHKLAIKQNLRSKIVLDKSLEQHAAMCVDNTELLPEAKALSKELEDDIEDRIKRFAKCLSQCSKNYREWLLDDYKQRLTLLIGKKYREKIMNEPD
- a CDS encoding DEAD/DEAH box helicase, whose amino-acid sequence is MSKPFSTLGISEPILKALSELNIVEPTEIQQKTIPLLLSENHDLVGLAKTGTGKTAAFGLPLLQLVNTELPVVQAVILVPTRELGHQIFRNLEDFSKYIPNISIASTCGGIPIKPQIERLTAPTHIIVATPGRLIDLIQRKAVDLSQTQYLVLDEADEMVSILKESLDEIIAELPKKHRTLLFSATLPGTIKQLIQNYLHKNVVQISANMEIIGNQGIDHKYIVVDPIEKLDVLMHFLNSRDGERGIIFCKTKAAVNKLAKNLAINRFSSGALHGSLTQGIRDRIMEQFREGHINILVATDLAARGIDVKEISYVVNYHLPDAYETYVHRSGRTARAGAKGLSLTVLQEEEVFEIADFERELGLTFSKFEKPSALSIEENNTLLWAKQIFKTKPNHDISSELKTKVKTVFHHLTKDELIEKLLANYVLQNKIEVTEKPVKKFKK
- a CDS encoding NAD(P)/FAD-dependent oxidoreductase, with amino-acid sequence MKIVIIGGGFAGINLAKELVNQPQIQVTLVDKNNYNFFPPLIYQVATAFLEPSSISYPYRKFFAGKKNLQFRLGELQSVVPAENKIILNNGELTYDYLVFATGAETSYFGMENVKKNAIPMKTLNDAIEMRNTLLKNLEKAAICKDMRKRRKLLTIVVAGGGPTGVEVSGMFAEMRKNILLKEYPELDTSASNVYLVDGGDALLAPMSKESQKDTLEALTKLGVVVKLNTKVVDYVDDTVFFESGETIKTKNLIWAAGVSAKVFEGIPQESYGRGRRMATDQYNKVNGLENVYAIGDTAILAGDKNFPDGHPQVAQVAIQQGLNLAKNFKAMVKNQALKPFTYNDKGSMAIIGKAKAVVDLPSPKWHFKGFFAWIIWLFIHLISLITYRNRLNTFWNWMVAYFARDQSLRMIIRPDKRSQEK